A section of the Oncorhynchus gorbuscha isolate QuinsamMale2020 ecotype Even-year linkage group LG06, OgorEven_v1.0, whole genome shotgun sequence genome encodes:
- the LOC124038439 gene encoding CDP-diacylglycerol--glycerol-3-phosphate 3-phosphatidyltransferase, mitochondrial-like isoform X1, giving the protein MMAAPMSWRKLVYSPVLTGVFTRISDRLFRTRDRRRGSSVLLLAPLLAEADPSVVGSPGSAEVQGTDGLRAHFRWMAEHVPAFRVHGTHIHILTSPDQFYHTMKARIKTAKRRVVMASLYLGTGPLEQELVDCMQEALERSQEGDNPDLQVSILLDYTRGSRGKTNSRTMLLPLLKQYSSQMRVSLYHTPDLRGLLRLLVPQRFNETIGVQHIKAYLFDDDLIISGANLSDSYFTNRQDRYVLLENCGEVADFFSDLVGAVGDVSLQLQTDNSVSMMYGMVHPYRGNRDDFSASARQHIMEVVNTAHVRQHIAESERLVRESEGEEGGKEDTWVFPLVQMKPLGIQVDEQVTQRLLTDAGPGVTVFLTSGYFNLTRAYMSLVLGLGADYRILTASPEVNGFFGAKGIAGEIPAAYIHIARQFYSKVCQLGQQERVHLHEYHRAQWTFHAKGLWYYLRGQVRPCLTLIGSPNFGYRSVHRDLEAQIAIVTENQVLQAQLQEEQEMLYQRSTEVSSSTFQQPDRHVKLWVKLLTPLIKNFF; this is encoded by the exons ATGATGGCGGCTCCCATGTCGTGGAGGAAGCTTGTGTACTCACCGGTCCTCACCGGGGTTTTCACCCGAATATCAGACCGATTGTTCCGCACACGGGATCGGAGGAGAGG gtcATCCGTGTTGCTCTTAGCCCCTCTCCTAGCGGAGGCAGACCCTTCTGTCGTCGGGTCCCCTGGGTCTGCTGAAGTTCAGGGCACCGATGGCCTCCGTGCCCACTTCCGCTGGATGGCAGAACACGTGCCCGCCTTCAGGGTGCAcggcacacacatccacatcctCACATCCCCTGACCAATTCTACCACACCATGaag GCCCGTATCAAGACTGCTAAGAGGCGGGTGGTGATGGCCTCCCTGTATCTGGGTACAGGGCCGCTGGAACAGGAGCTGGTGGACTGTATGCAGGAAGCTCTGGAGCGTTCACAGGAGGGTGACAACCCCGACCTGCAGGTCTCCATTCTACTTGACTACACGCGTGGCTCACGAG GTAAGACTAACTCTAGGACCATGTTGCTGCCGTTGCTGAAGCAGTACAGCAGTCAGATGCGTGTATCTTTGTACCATACCCCTGACCTGAGAGGGCTGCTCCGGCTCCTGGTCCCACAGCGCTTCAACGAGACCATCGGGGTACAGCACATCAAAGCTTACCTGTTTGATGACGACCTCATCATCAGCGG GGCCAACCTGAGTGACTCGTACTTCACCAACAGACAGGACCGCTACGTGCTCCTTGAGAACTGTGGGGAGGTGGCTGACTTCTTCTCTGATCTGGTGGGCGCCGTGGGTGACGTGTCGTTACAGCTACAGACCGACAACTCTGTGAGCATGATGTACGGCATGGTGCACCCCTACAGAG GCAACAGGGATGATTTTTCGGCGTCGGCTCGGCAACACATCATGGAGGTGGTCAACACTGCTCACGTGCGGCAACACATCGCCGAATCAGAACGTTTAGTgcgggagagcgagggggaggaaggagggaaggaggatacTTGGGTTTTTCCTCTGGTTCAGATGAAACCTCTGGGAATACAGGTGGATGAGCAGGtcacacag CGTTTGCTGACTGATGCAGGTCCCGGTGTGACGGTGTTTCTGACGTCGGGGTATTTCAACCTGACCAGGGCCTACATGTCGCTGGTTCTCGGGCTGGGTGCCGACTACCGGATCCTCACCGCCTCCCCGGAGGTCAACGGGTTTTTCGGCGCCAAGGGCATTGCCGGAGAGATCCCAGCCGCCTACATCCACATTGCCAGACAGTTCTACAGCAAAGTGTGTCAGCTGGGACAGCAGGAGAGGGTTCACCTCCACGAGTACCACAGAGCACAATGGACCTTCCATGCCAAGG gGTTGTGGTACTACCTACGGGGGCAAGTGCGGCCATGCCTGACACTGATTGGGTCTCCTAACTTTGGCTATCGCTCTGTGCACCGGGACCTGGAGGCCCAGATCGCCATAGTAACAGAGAACCAGGTACTACAGGCCCAGCTGCAGGAG GAGCAGGAGATGTTGTACCAGAGGTCTACAGAGGTGTCCAGCTCAACGTTCCAGCAGCCAGACCGCCATGTGAAACTGTGGGTCAAACTGCTTACTCCCCTCATCAAGAACTTCTTCTGA
- the LOC124038439 gene encoding CDP-diacylglycerol--glycerol-3-phosphate 3-phosphatidyltransferase, mitochondrial-like isoform X2 yields the protein MAEHVPAFRVHGTHIHILTSPDQFYHTMKARIKTAKRRVVMASLYLGTGPLEQELVDCMQEALERSQEGDNPDLQVSILLDYTRGSRGKTNSRTMLLPLLKQYSSQMRVSLYHTPDLRGLLRLLVPQRFNETIGVQHIKAYLFDDDLIISGANLSDSYFTNRQDRYVLLENCGEVADFFSDLVGAVGDVSLQLQTDNSVSMMYGMVHPYRGNRDDFSASARQHIMEVVNTAHVRQHIAESERLVRESEGEEGGKEDTWVFPLVQMKPLGIQVDEQVTQRLLTDAGPGVTVFLTSGYFNLTRAYMSLVLGLGADYRILTASPEVNGFFGAKGIAGEIPAAYIHIARQFYSKVCQLGQQERVHLHEYHRAQWTFHAKGLWYYLRGQVRPCLTLIGSPNFGYRSVHRDLEAQIAIVTENQVLQAQLQEEQEMLYQRSTEVSSSTFQQPDRHVKLWVKLLTPLIKNFF from the exons ATGGCAGAACACGTGCCCGCCTTCAGGGTGCAcggcacacacatccacatcctCACATCCCCTGACCAATTCTACCACACCATGaag GCCCGTATCAAGACTGCTAAGAGGCGGGTGGTGATGGCCTCCCTGTATCTGGGTACAGGGCCGCTGGAACAGGAGCTGGTGGACTGTATGCAGGAAGCTCTGGAGCGTTCACAGGAGGGTGACAACCCCGACCTGCAGGTCTCCATTCTACTTGACTACACGCGTGGCTCACGAG GTAAGACTAACTCTAGGACCATGTTGCTGCCGTTGCTGAAGCAGTACAGCAGTCAGATGCGTGTATCTTTGTACCATACCCCTGACCTGAGAGGGCTGCTCCGGCTCCTGGTCCCACAGCGCTTCAACGAGACCATCGGGGTACAGCACATCAAAGCTTACCTGTTTGATGACGACCTCATCATCAGCGG GGCCAACCTGAGTGACTCGTACTTCACCAACAGACAGGACCGCTACGTGCTCCTTGAGAACTGTGGGGAGGTGGCTGACTTCTTCTCTGATCTGGTGGGCGCCGTGGGTGACGTGTCGTTACAGCTACAGACCGACAACTCTGTGAGCATGATGTACGGCATGGTGCACCCCTACAGAG GCAACAGGGATGATTTTTCGGCGTCGGCTCGGCAACACATCATGGAGGTGGTCAACACTGCTCACGTGCGGCAACACATCGCCGAATCAGAACGTTTAGTgcgggagagcgagggggaggaaggagggaaggaggatacTTGGGTTTTTCCTCTGGTTCAGATGAAACCTCTGGGAATACAGGTGGATGAGCAGGtcacacag CGTTTGCTGACTGATGCAGGTCCCGGTGTGACGGTGTTTCTGACGTCGGGGTATTTCAACCTGACCAGGGCCTACATGTCGCTGGTTCTCGGGCTGGGTGCCGACTACCGGATCCTCACCGCCTCCCCGGAGGTCAACGGGTTTTTCGGCGCCAAGGGCATTGCCGGAGAGATCCCAGCCGCCTACATCCACATTGCCAGACAGTTCTACAGCAAAGTGTGTCAGCTGGGACAGCAGGAGAGGGTTCACCTCCACGAGTACCACAGAGCACAATGGACCTTCCATGCCAAGG gGTTGTGGTACTACCTACGGGGGCAAGTGCGGCCATGCCTGACACTGATTGGGTCTCCTAACTTTGGCTATCGCTCTGTGCACCGGGACCTGGAGGCCCAGATCGCCATAGTAACAGAGAACCAGGTACTACAGGCCCAGCTGCAGGAG GAGCAGGAGATGTTGTACCAGAGGTCTACAGAGGTGTCCAGCTCAACGTTCCAGCAGCCAGACCGCCATGTGAAACTGTGGGTCAAACTGCTTACTCCCCTCATCAAGAACTTCTTCTGA